The following proteins are co-located in the Pseudomonas synxantha genome:
- a CDS encoding electron transfer flavoprotein subunit beta/FixA family protein encodes MKVLVAVKRVVDYNVKVRVKADNSGVDLANVKMSMNPFCEIAVEEAVRLKEKGVATEIVVVSIGPTTAQEQLRTALALGADRAILVESAEELTSLAVAKLLKAVVDKEQPQLVILGKQAIDSDNNQTGQMLAALTGYGQGTFASKVEVNGDSVAVTREIDGGAQTVSLKLPAIVTTDLRLNEPRYASLPNIMKAKKKPLEVLTPDALGVSTASTNKTVKVEAPAARSAGIKVKSVAELVEKLKNEAKVI; translated from the coding sequence ATGAAGGTTCTTGTAGCTGTCAAACGCGTTGTCGATTACAACGTGAAAGTTCGCGTCAAGGCGGACAATTCCGGCGTCGACCTTGCTAACGTCAAGATGTCGATGAACCCTTTCTGCGAAATCGCTGTGGAAGAAGCCGTACGCCTGAAAGAGAAAGGTGTTGCGACTGAAATCGTCGTGGTGTCCATCGGTCCGACCACTGCCCAAGAGCAGCTGCGTACCGCTTTGGCCCTGGGCGCCGACCGCGCAATCCTGGTCGAATCCGCCGAAGAACTTACCTCCCTGGCGGTTGCCAAGTTGCTCAAGGCCGTTGTCGACAAGGAACAGCCTCAGTTGGTGATCCTCGGCAAACAAGCCATCGACAGCGACAACAACCAGACGGGCCAGATGCTGGCCGCACTGACCGGTTACGGCCAGGGCACCTTCGCTTCGAAAGTCGAAGTGAACGGCGACAGCGTCGCGGTGACCCGTGAAATCGACGGCGGCGCACAGACGGTTTCCCTGAAACTGCCGGCCATCGTCACCACCGACCTGCGTTTGAACGAGCCGCGCTATGCGTCCCTGCCAAACATCATGAAAGCCAAGAAGAAGCCTCTCGAAGTGCTGACTCCGGACGCTTTGGGCGTTTCCACCGCCTCCACCAACAAGACCGTCAAGGTTGAAGCGCCGGCTGCACGCAGCGCGGGCATCAAGGTCAAGTCGGTGGCTGAACTGGTCGAGAAACTGAAAAACGAAGCGAAGGTAATCTAA
- a CDS encoding electron transfer flavoprotein subunit alpha/FixB family protein, translating to MTILVIAEHDNKVLAPATLNTVAAAAKIGGDIHVLVAGQGAGAVAEAAAKIAGVSKVLNADNAAYAHQLPENVAPLVAELGAGYSHILAAATSNGKNILPRVAAQLDVDQISEIISVESADTFKRPIYAGNAIATVQSNAAVKVITVRATGFDPAAAEGGSAAVEAVSAAHDAGTSSFVGEELAKSDRPELTAAKIVVSGGRGMQNGDNFKHLYALADKLGAAVGASRAAVDAGFVPNDMQVGQTGKIVAPQLYIAVGISGAIQHLAGMKDSKVIVAINKDEEAPIFQVADYGLVADLFEAVPELEKLV from the coding sequence ATGACTATCTTGGTAATCGCTGAACACGATAACAAGGTGCTGGCCCCGGCCACCCTCAACACCGTGGCTGCCGCTGCGAAAATCGGTGGTGACATCCACGTATTGGTTGCTGGCCAGGGCGCTGGCGCCGTGGCTGAAGCCGCTGCGAAAATCGCGGGCGTAAGTAAAGTCCTGAACGCTGACAATGCCGCCTACGCGCATCAGTTGCCAGAAAACGTTGCGCCGCTGGTTGCAGAGCTGGGCGCTGGCTACAGCCACATCCTGGCTGCCGCTACCTCCAACGGCAAAAACATCCTGCCACGCGTTGCCGCGCAGCTGGACGTTGACCAGATCTCCGAGATTATCTCGGTGGAAAGCGCCGACACCTTCAAGCGCCCGATCTATGCCGGTAACGCCATCGCTACCGTGCAGTCCAACGCAGCGGTCAAGGTTATTACCGTACGCGCCACCGGTTTCGATCCGGCTGCCGCCGAAGGTGGTTCGGCCGCCGTTGAAGCCGTCTCCGCTGCCCACGACGCTGGCACGTCCAGCTTTGTTGGCGAAGAGCTGGCCAAGTCGGATCGCCCTGAGCTGACTGCTGCCAAGATTGTCGTTTCCGGCGGCCGCGGCATGCAGAACGGTGACAACTTCAAGCACCTGTACGCCCTGGCCGATAAGCTCGGCGCTGCGGTCGGCGCTTCCCGCGCAGCCGTCGACGCAGGTTTCGTACCCAACGACATGCAGGTCGGCCAGACCGGCAAGATCGTGGCGCCACAGCTGTACATCGCTGTCGGTATCTCCGGTGCGATCCAGCACTTGGCCGGTATGAAGGACTCCAAGGTGATCGTCGCGATCAACAAGGACGAAGAAGCGCCGATCTTCCAGGTTGCCGATTACGGCCTGGTGGCGGACTTGTTCGAAGCCGTACCTGAGTTGGAGAAGCTGGTCTAA
- a CDS encoding substrate-binding periplasmic protein → MELRPWSILLALMLLPSLSLAAGKCERLVITGSPDAPPLLWRDPQDPTHLIGATAEVLQQVGKDLGLKIDLLYGGKRSLALDEARSGRMDILADAPLNLGELDNFDYIHPALMQTDYLVWTRKDSQLAYTSVADLHGHKGAVSERARLSAEFETFAGQQLSLQRLPNLTPAFQKLLLGEVDYVLAGRYSGMAMAQTLGMSDDLVAHEVPVDQPGLYLAISHNSACNDPWLRGQLAKKMTELPASGVAQAALQRNLERWKAQLQQPVGTPTQ, encoded by the coding sequence ATGGAACTGCGTCCTTGGAGCATATTGCTCGCCCTCATGCTGCTGCCGAGCCTGTCACTGGCCGCCGGCAAGTGCGAGCGCCTGGTGATCACCGGCAGCCCTGATGCCCCACCTTTGTTGTGGCGTGACCCCCAGGACCCGACGCACCTGATCGGCGCTACCGCCGAGGTGCTGCAACAAGTGGGCAAGGACCTCGGGCTGAAAATCGACCTGCTCTACGGCGGCAAACGCTCCCTGGCCCTGGATGAAGCGCGCAGCGGGCGCATGGACATCCTCGCCGACGCGCCGCTGAACCTCGGTGAACTGGACAACTTCGACTACATCCATCCGGCGTTGATGCAGACCGATTACCTGGTCTGGACACGCAAGGATTCACAGCTGGCCTACACCTCAGTGGCTGACCTGCACGGCCACAAGGGCGCAGTATCGGAGCGCGCCCGCTTGAGCGCTGAATTCGAAACCTTCGCCGGTCAGCAGCTCAGCCTGCAACGCCTGCCCAATCTGACGCCGGCATTCCAGAAACTGTTGCTGGGTGAGGTGGATTACGTGCTGGCCGGGCGCTATTCCGGCATGGCCATGGCCCAGACCTTGGGCATGAGTGACGACCTGGTCGCCCATGAGGTGCCTGTCGATCAGCCCGGCTTGTACCTGGCGATTTCCCACAACTCGGCGTGCAATGATCCATGGCTGCGCGGACAGTTGGCGAAAAAGATGACAGAATTGCCCGCGTCCGGTGTCGCGCAAGCCGCGCTGCAGCGCAATCTGGAGCGCTGGAAGGCGCAACTGCAACAGCCCGTCGGCACCCCAACACAGTAG
- a CDS encoding DUF4398 domain-containing protein, with protein MIFRPLFAALAVVALAGCATDPAPNEQMRLTQQALEQATAVGVNADESPELKLAEEKFARAKANMADQSYKRARMRAEQAELDARLAEAKVLTAKSQEQLNVLNTRITRLRKQLQLGDAQ; from the coding sequence GTGATTTTTCGACCTCTTTTCGCGGCCCTCGCCGTTGTCGCTCTGGCGGGATGTGCAACCGATCCTGCGCCGAATGAACAAATGCGCCTGACCCAGCAAGCCTTGGAGCAAGCCACCGCGGTCGGGGTCAATGCCGACGAATCGCCCGAGCTGAAACTGGCCGAAGAAAAATTCGCCAGGGCCAAGGCCAACATGGCCGACCAATCCTACAAGCGCGCGCGTATGCGGGCCGAGCAGGCTGAGCTGGATGCGCGTCTGGCCGAGGCTAAAGTACTCACCGCCAAGAGCCAGGAGCAATTGAACGTGCTCAATACCCGCATAACCCGCCTGCGCAAGCAATTACAGTTGGGGGACGCGCAATGA
- a CDS encoding OmpA family protein, giving the protein MSPMIRGLGCVLLLGSAALGGCASQPSSEQALQQAGDDFQKVKEDANVLRFAPKDVIRAGESLARADRLSSYWGSGADVVHYSYLSQRYSAIAREHTEQGLNAERGAQLELERQRLQLALRENKLASVQQQGKWVEAQIASLTTQTDRGLVMTLGDVLFDTGEAELANSANRTVLKIVQFLQLNPKRRVRVEGYTDNTGGEQENLKLSRDRAQSVADLLMDLGIDDKRIEVQGYGDQYPVEANASERGRAQNRRVEIVFSDEKGQLGAAR; this is encoded by the coding sequence ATGAGCCCGATGATCCGTGGTTTGGGCTGTGTGTTGCTGCTGGGCAGCGCAGCCCTCGGCGGGTGCGCCAGCCAACCCAGCAGCGAGCAGGCCTTGCAACAGGCCGGCGATGACTTTCAGAAGGTCAAAGAGGACGCCAACGTGCTGCGCTTCGCCCCCAAGGATGTGATCCGCGCCGGCGAATCCCTGGCCCGTGCCGATCGCTTGTCCAGCTACTGGGGCAGCGGCGCCGATGTGGTGCATTACTCCTACCTCAGCCAGCGCTACAGTGCCATCGCCCGCGAACACACTGAGCAAGGCCTGAACGCCGAACGTGGCGCCCAACTCGAATTGGAACGCCAGCGCCTGCAACTGGCCCTGCGCGAAAACAAACTGGCCAGCGTGCAGCAACAGGGCAAGTGGGTTGAAGCACAAATTGCCAGCCTCACCACCCAGACCGACCGTGGCTTGGTGATGACGCTGGGAGATGTGCTGTTCGACACCGGCGAAGCGGAACTGGCCAACTCGGCCAACCGCACGGTGTTGAAGATCGTGCAGTTCCTGCAACTGAACCCCAAGCGTCGGGTGCGCGTCGAGGGTTACACCGACAACACCGGGGGCGAGCAGGAAAACCTCAAGCTGTCCCGCGACCGTGCCCAATCGGTGGCGGACCTGTTGATGGACCTGGGTATCGATGACAAGCGTATCGAGGTCCAGGGTTATGGCGATCAGTATCCGGTAGAAGCCAACGCCTCCGAACGAGGCCGCGCACAGAATCGCCGGGTGGAAATCGTATTCTCCGACGAAAAAGGCCAACTGGGCGCCGCTCGCTGA
- a CDS encoding PLP-dependent aminotransferase family protein, with product MTNLLLYQRIAQQLAEDIRRGVYQPGERVPSVRKMSSQLNVSHATVLQAYANLEDQGLIRARPQSGYYVHQTPALTAPTPDIARVERPGLVTRSSIIQQVLVESRREGVFPLGAAVPSVDYLPVRALHQQLAKVTRFQSPRAFSYMFSPGFEPLRRQVAIRMRDAGVVVDPSEVVITHGCVDALQMSLRVLTRPGDLIAAESPTYYGLLQLADLLGLKVIEIPSDPATGMSLEALQLAANQWSIKALVLTTRLSNPLGGTMPEERQKQLLRLASDFDIQIVEDDIYGELMFELGRTKALKAYDRLDRVIYCSSFSKTLSPGVRIGWMIAGKYQQEIQRLQMFSTHSACSVTQMGVAAYLENGGYDRHLRYIRQEYRKNLSAFQLAVQQYFPEGTQMTRPTGGFILWVSLPGRVNTQELHIRALQQGISIAPGLIFSNTEQFNHCIRLNCGTPWNREAERALMTLGMLASQLCQETAAGF from the coding sequence ATGACCAATCTGTTGCTTTACCAGCGTATTGCCCAGCAACTGGCTGAGGACATCCGACGCGGTGTCTACCAACCGGGGGAGCGCGTGCCGTCGGTGCGCAAAATGAGTTCCCAGCTCAATGTGAGCCATGCCACGGTGCTGCAGGCCTATGCCAACCTGGAAGACCAGGGGCTGATCCGGGCGCGGCCGCAGTCGGGCTATTACGTGCACCAGACACCCGCACTCACGGCGCCGACGCCAGACATCGCGCGGGTCGAGCGGCCAGGCTTGGTCACCCGCAGCAGCATCATCCAGCAGGTATTGGTCGAGTCGCGCCGTGAAGGGGTGTTCCCCTTGGGCGCCGCGGTGCCGAGTGTCGACTATCTTCCTGTACGGGCGCTGCACCAGCAGTTGGCCAAGGTCACACGGTTCCAGAGCCCGCGGGCCTTCAGCTACATGTTCAGCCCCGGCTTTGAACCGCTGCGCCGTCAGGTGGCGATCCGCATGCGCGATGCCGGTGTGGTGGTAGACCCTTCCGAGGTGGTGATCACCCACGGCTGCGTCGACGCGTTGCAGATGTCCTTGCGCGTACTCACGCGGCCTGGCGACCTGATCGCCGCCGAATCACCGACTTACTACGGCTTGTTGCAACTCGCCGATTTGCTCGGTCTGAAAGTCATCGAGATTCCCAGCGACCCAGCCACGGGAATGAGCCTGGAAGCCCTGCAACTGGCCGCCAACCAGTGGTCGATCAAGGCGCTGGTGCTCACCACGCGCCTGAGCAACCCCCTGGGTGGCACCATGCCCGAGGAGCGCCAGAAACAACTGCTGCGCCTGGCGTCGGATTTCGATATCCAGATCGTCGAGGACGATATCTACGGCGAGCTGATGTTCGAACTGGGTCGCACCAAGGCTCTGAAAGCCTACGACCGCCTTGACCGGGTTATCTACTGCTCGAGTTTTTCCAAGACCTTGTCCCCGGGTGTGCGCATCGGCTGGATGATCGCCGGCAAGTACCAGCAGGAGATCCAGCGCCTGCAGATGTTCAGTACCCACTCAGCTTGCAGTGTCACCCAGATGGGGGTCGCGGCTTACCTGGAAAACGGTGGCTACGACCGCCACCTGCGCTACATCCGCCAGGAATACCGCAAGAACCTCAGCGCCTTCCAACTGGCGGTGCAGCAATATTTCCCCGAAGGCACCCAGATGACCCGTCCAACCGGCGGCTTTATCCTGTGGGTCAGTTTGCCGGGTCGGGTCAATACCCAGGAACTGCACATCCGTGCCCTGCAACAGGGCATCAGTATTGCGCCGGGGCTGATCTTCAGTAATACGGAACAGTTCAACCACTGTATTCGCCTCAACTGCGGTACCCCCTGGAACCGCGAGGCAGAGCGGGCGTTGATGACCTTGGGCATGCTGGCCAGCCAGTTGTGCCAGGAGACCGCGGCGGGTTTTTGA
- a CDS encoding YkgJ family cysteine cluster protein: MKCREGCGACCIAPSISSPLPGMPQGKPAGVRCLHLSVGQLCQLFGLPERPAVCSDFKADIEVCGNDQADAIRLIGWWEQMTAA, encoded by the coding sequence ATGAAATGCCGTGAAGGCTGTGGCGCATGCTGCATCGCCCCCTCCATCAGTTCGCCGCTGCCCGGAATGCCCCAGGGCAAGCCTGCAGGCGTTCGCTGCCTGCACCTGTCGGTCGGACAACTGTGCCAGCTGTTCGGCCTGCCTGAACGGCCGGCGGTGTGCAGTGATTTCAAGGCTGATATCGAGGTCTGTGGCAATGACCAGGCCGATGCAATTCGCTTGATCGGCTGGTGGGAGCAGATGACGGCGGCTTGA
- a CDS encoding START domain-containing protein: MGSLKRLAVLCGFTLLFAATAQAEEWQVAKDEDGIKVSLSEVAGSKYKAYRGVTVIKAPVAKIVALQEDVAGACAWIHECKSQKLVDKKGDEAWTYTQFKAPFPVSDRDSYIHVTTAKNADGSVTRTLQGVPTYKPEEKGYVRVAQVEGSWKLVPKGANETEVTYQVHTEPGGSVPSWLANKFVVEAPFNTLRALKERAEK; encoded by the coding sequence ATGGGTTCGCTGAAACGACTGGCCGTGTTGTGCGGTTTTACACTGCTGTTTGCTGCTACTGCCCAGGCTGAGGAATGGCAAGTGGCCAAGGACGAAGACGGTATCAAGGTGTCCCTGAGCGAAGTTGCCGGCTCCAAGTACAAAGCGTATCGCGGCGTGACCGTGATCAAGGCGCCTGTGGCCAAGATCGTTGCATTGCAGGAAGACGTGGCGGGTGCCTGCGCGTGGATTCACGAGTGCAAATCCCAGAAACTGGTCGACAAGAAAGGCGACGAAGCCTGGACCTACACGCAATTCAAGGCACCGTTTCCGGTGAGCGATCGTGACTCGTATATTCATGTCACAACCGCTAAAAACGCCGATGGCAGCGTAACCCGCACCTTGCAGGGCGTGCCTACCTACAAGCCCGAAGAAAAAGGCTATGTGCGGGTCGCTCAGGTCGAAGGCTCCTGGAAACTGGTGCCCAAGGGCGCCAATGAGACCGAAGTGACCTACCAAGTGCACACCGAGCCGGGCGGCAGCGTGCCGTCGTGGTTGGCCAACAAGTTCGTGGTGGAAGCGCCGTTCAATACCTTGAGGGCGCTCAAGGAACGCGCTGAAAAATAA
- a CDS encoding ribonuclease E inhibitor RraB — protein sequence MSTAYQEDISTNVLRRMKEGGFDFSRFHPIEFYAIFPDEERARRAAGRFRGESLNAQVSARDDGAWYLELSKIMFATYDGIGDFEQDFEAVVEPLGGIIEGWGVKQEVRGLPM from the coding sequence ATGAGCACAGCCTATCAAGAAGACATCAGTACCAACGTCCTGCGCCGCATGAAAGAGGGCGGCTTCGATTTCTCGCGTTTTCACCCCATTGAGTTCTACGCCATTTTCCCGGATGAGGAACGGGCGCGCAGGGCTGCGGGTCGATTTCGTGGCGAATCCCTGAATGCCCAGGTCAGCGCGCGCGACGATGGCGCCTGGTACCTGGAACTGAGCAAAATCATGTTTGCAACCTACGACGGCATAGGAGACTTCGAGCAAGACTTCGAGGCGGTGGTCGAGCCCCTGGGTGGGATCATCGAAGGATGGGGCGTCAAGCAGGAGGTGCGTGGGTTACCCATGTAG
- a CDS encoding circularly permuted type 2 ATP-grasp protein, translating to MIRTYYDEMYDGAGQVRPHYREFARWLADTPTELLAQRRREADLLFHRAGITFTLYGDELGTERLIPFDTIPRSIPASEWRVVERGCIQRVKALNMFLADLYHGQRIIKAGIIPAEQVLANEQYQLAMQGLNLHRDLYSHISGVDLVRDGDGTYYVLEDNLRTPSGVSYMLEDRKMMMRLFPELFAAQRIAPIDHYPNLLLDTLKSASPLDNPSVVVLTPGRFNSAFFEHAFLAREMGVELVEGADLFVRDDRVFMRTTDGPKAVDVIYRRLDDAFLDPLAFNPDSMLGVPGLLAAYRCGNVVLANAIGTGVADDKSVYPFVPEMIRFYLDEEPILQNVPTFQCRNPDELSHVLAHLPDLVVKETQGSGGYGMLVGPASTAAEIEAFRARIKAKPHAYIAQPTLCLSTCPTFVENGIAPRHIDLRPFVLSGKETRVVPGGLTRVALREGSLVVNSSQGGGTKDTWVVED from the coding sequence ATGATCCGCACTTATTACGATGAAATGTACGATGGGGCAGGGCAGGTCCGTCCTCATTACCGCGAGTTCGCCCGCTGGTTGGCCGACACCCCCACGGAATTGCTGGCCCAGCGTCGGCGTGAAGCCGATTTGCTGTTCCACCGCGCCGGTATCACCTTCACCCTCTATGGGGATGAGCTGGGCACTGAGCGCCTGATTCCCTTCGATACCATTCCGCGCAGTATCCCGGCCAGCGAATGGCGGGTTGTCGAGCGCGGCTGTATCCAACGGGTCAAGGCACTGAACATGTTCCTCGCCGACCTGTACCACGGCCAACGCATTATCAAGGCCGGCATTATTCCCGCCGAGCAGGTACTGGCCAACGAGCAGTATCAGTTGGCAATGCAGGGCCTGAACCTGCACCGTGATCTGTATTCCCACATTTCCGGGGTCGACCTCGTACGCGATGGTGACGGCACCTACTACGTACTGGAGGACAACCTGCGCACGCCCAGTGGCGTCAGCTACATGCTCGAAGATCGCAAGATGATGATGCGCCTGTTCCCTGAACTGTTTGCGGCCCAGCGCATCGCGCCCATCGACCACTACCCCAACCTGTTGCTCGATACCCTGAAAAGCGCCAGCCCTCTGGATAACCCCAGTGTGGTGGTGCTGACCCCGGGGCGCTTCAACAGCGCGTTCTTCGAGCATGCCTTTCTTGCCCGGGAAATGGGCGTGGAACTGGTGGAGGGGGCGGACCTGTTCGTACGCGATGACCGTGTGTTCATGCGCACCACCGACGGCCCAAAGGCCGTGGATGTGATCTACCGCCGCCTAGATGATGCCTTCCTCGACCCGTTGGCCTTCAACCCGGACTCCATGCTCGGCGTGCCCGGCCTGCTTGCGGCCTATCGTTGCGGCAATGTGGTGCTGGCCAATGCCATCGGCACGGGAGTGGCGGACGACAAGTCGGTTTACCCGTTCGTCCCTGAAATGATTCGCTTCTACTTGGATGAAGAGCCGATCCTGCAGAACGTTCCGACCTTTCAATGCCGTAATCCCGACGAATTGTCCCACGTACTGGCCCACCTGCCCGATTTGGTGGTCAAGGAAACCCAGGGCTCCGGCGGCTATGGCATGTTGGTTGGCCCGGCGTCCACGGCGGCGGAAATCGAAGCCTTCCGCGCTCGCATCAAGGCCAAGCCCCACGCTTATATCGCGCAGCCGACCCTGTGTTTATCCACCTGCCCGACCTTTGTCGAAAACGGTATCGCCCCACGGCATATCGACCTGCGCCCGTTCGTGCTGTCCGGCAAGGAAACCCGCGTGGTGCCCGGCGGCCTGACCCGCGTGGCCCTGCGCGAAGGGTCGTTGGTGGTCAACTCGTCCCAGGGCGGCGGCACTAAAGACACCTGGGTGGTCGAGGACTGA
- a CDS encoding alpha-E domain-containing protein: MLSRTASDLYWMSRYLERAENLARMLDVSYSLSLMPQDGRGDGLHELAMPLLITGTLEDYHERHGQLHAERLLHFFALDAANPASIYSCLGAARASAHAVRGRITADMWENINATWLDIRDIAQQGLSRYGMSRFCEWVKERSHLFRGATYGTIMRNDAFRFIRLGTFIERADNTLRLLDARYEMAGDQAASVSDGTAHAYYQWSALLRALSSFEAYTEIYRDAPGSRQVAELLLLRADVPRSLRACSEEIDQVLASLPGLNGRPAQRLAAEMDARLRFTAIDEILEEGLHAWLTDFIPLVRQLGDAIYSSYLEAA; encoded by the coding sequence ATGTTGAGTAGAACTGCCTCGGATTTGTACTGGATGTCGCGCTATCTGGAACGTGCCGAAAACCTCGCACGCATGCTCGACGTCAGCTATTCACTGTCGCTGATGCCTCAGGATGGGCGCGGCGACGGACTGCACGAACTGGCCATGCCGTTGTTGATCACCGGCACCCTGGAGGATTACCACGAGCGCCACGGCCAATTGCATGCCGAACGCCTGCTGCACTTTTTCGCACTGGACGCGGCCAACCCGGCCAGCATCTACAGTTGCCTGGGTGCTGCGCGGGCCAGCGCCCATGCGGTACGTGGGCGAATCACCGCCGACATGTGGGAAAACATCAACGCCACTTGGCTGGACATTCGCGATATCGCCCAGCAGGGGCTGAGCCGATACGGCATGAGCCGGTTTTGTGAGTGGGTCAAGGAGCGTTCCCATCTGTTCCGCGGCGCCACCTACGGCACCATCATGCGTAACGATGCCTTCCGCTTTATCCGCCTGGGCACCTTTATCGAGCGCGCCGATAACACCTTGCGCCTGCTGGATGCGCGCTACGAAATGGCCGGCGACCAGGCCGCGTCGGTCAGCGATGGCACGGCTCACGCGTATTACCAATGGAGTGCACTGCTGCGTGCGTTGTCGTCGTTCGAGGCCTACACCGAGATTTATCGTGATGCGCCGGGGTCCCGGCAAGTGGCTGAACTGCTGCTGTTACGCGCCGATGTCCCGCGCTCGCTGCGGGCCTGCAGCGAGGAAATCGACCAAGTGCTCGCCAGCCTGCCTGGCCTCAACGGCCGCCCGGCCCAGCGCCTGGCCGCCGAGATGGACGCGCGCCTGCGCTTTACCGCGATCGACGAAATCCTCGAGGAAGGCCTGCATGCCTGGCTGACCGACTTTATCCCCTTGGTCCGCCAATTGGGCGACGCCATCTACAGTTCCTACCTGGAGGCGGCATGA
- a CDS encoding transglutaminase family protein — translation MRLSISHETTYHYQDQVRASIQYLRLTPHDSERQHVLSWQLDLPRPVRAQVDPFGNILHVLTLDEPHDAIIIGARGQVEIDELREAEHESQSAWPFLRCTRLTEPDEALRRFAEQHCHQRRDRTALIDLMQALNQAMIYTPGATEVDTCAAQAFAGAAGVCQDHTHAFLACARSLGVPARYVSGYLYTEDCAHLASHAWAEAWLDDAWYSFDVTNQLARPERHLKLAVGLDYLDACPVRGMRRGGGHEQMHAKVFVAPTVVSVQQQ, via the coding sequence ATGAGACTCTCCATCAGCCACGAAACCACCTACCACTACCAAGACCAAGTGCGCGCCAGCATCCAGTACCTGCGGCTCACGCCCCATGACAGCGAACGCCAGCACGTATTGAGCTGGCAGCTCGACCTGCCACGCCCGGTGCGGGCGCAGGTGGACCCCTTCGGTAATATCCTGCATGTGCTGACCCTGGACGAACCCCACGACGCCATTATCATCGGCGCCCGTGGCCAGGTGGAGATCGACGAGTTGCGCGAGGCCGAACACGAAAGCCAGTCTGCCTGGCCGTTCCTGCGCTGCACGCGTCTGACCGAGCCCGATGAAGCCCTGCGCCGGTTTGCCGAGCAGCATTGCCACCAGCGTCGCGACCGCACGGCGCTCATTGACCTGATGCAGGCCCTCAACCAAGCGATGATCTACACGCCGGGGGCTACCGAAGTCGACACCTGTGCCGCCCAGGCCTTTGCAGGCGCTGCGGGCGTGTGCCAGGACCATACCCATGCATTTCTCGCCTGCGCACGCAGCCTGGGAGTTCCTGCGCGGTATGTGTCGGGGTATTTGTACACCGAAGACTGCGCACATCTGGCCAGTCACGCCTGGGCCGAAGCCTGGCTGGATGACGCCTGGTACAGTTTTGACGTGACCAACCAACTGGCCCGGCCGGAGCGGCACTTGAAACTGGCCGTGGGCCTGGACTACCTCGACGCCTGCCCGGTACGCGGTATGCGCCGTGGGGGCGGGCATGAACAGATGCATGCCAAGGTATTCGTGGCACCGACCGTGGTTTCAGTGCAGCAGCAATAA
- a CDS encoding c-type cytochrome produces the protein MKSILALFALLLSFPVAAAQLTIELEHASQTWQTADLLKHPQAQTVQIVDDVSYKRDMTYRAVPLAVLLPGLNPASHLQAVALDGFAAELSAAPLLEKSGARAWLAVEDPAHPWPALAQGKPSAGPFYLVWTQPEAGHISPEQWPFQVSRIKQLQTVAERFPALLPDPKLAANDPINQGFALFQKNCLACHRLNGAGDAQVGPDLNIPYNPTEYFGGDFLKRYIRDPQSLRRWPQAKMPAFAASVLPDNELDMLVEYLQHMAGRKHQP, from the coding sequence TTGAAATCGATCCTCGCCTTATTTGCCCTGCTGCTGAGCTTTCCTGTAGCCGCTGCGCAATTGACCATCGAACTGGAGCACGCCAGCCAGACCTGGCAGACCGCTGATCTGCTCAAACACCCGCAAGCGCAGACGGTGCAGATCGTCGATGACGTGTCCTACAAGCGCGATATGACCTATCGCGCAGTACCCCTGGCGGTGCTCCTGCCGGGCCTGAACCCTGCGAGCCACTTGCAAGCGGTTGCCCTGGATGGTTTCGCCGCCGAACTGTCTGCCGCGCCGTTGTTGGAAAAGTCCGGTGCCCGCGCCTGGTTGGCGGTGGAAGACCCGGCTCATCCATGGCCCGCCCTGGCGCAAGGCAAACCGAGCGCCGGGCCGTTTTACCTGGTGTGGACCCAACCCGAAGCCGGGCACATCAGCCCGGAACAGTGGCCCTTCCAGGTATCCAGAATCAAGCAATTGCAGACGGTTGCCGAACGTTTTCCCGCGTTGTTGCCCGACCCGAAACTGGCCGCAAATGACCCGATCAACCAAGGCTTTGCGTTGTTCCAGAAGAACTGCCTGGCCTGCCACCGCCTCAACGGGGCCGGCGATGCCCAAGTGGGACCGGACCTGAACATTCCCTACAACCCCACCGAGTATTTCGGCGGTGATTTCCTCAAGCGTTATATCCGTGACCCGCAAAGCCTGAGGCGCTGGCCACAGGCAAAGATGCCGGCGTTTGCTGCCAGTGTATTGCCGGATAACGAGCTGGATATGCTGGTCGAGTATTTGCAGCATATGGCGGGGCGCAAGCACCAACCTTAA